The following nucleotide sequence is from Acidobacteriota bacterium.
GTGGCTCAGGCAGAGCTTACGGTGCTGTCGGCAAAGCGGGCAGGTCCCCATCGTTGGTTTTTTGTATGGCTTTGCCGGCATCGGCGCATTTTCTCACATAGCGGCACGACGGGGGGATCCTACTCCGGCCCTTTGCTTAGGCCGCTTTCAATGACGGCGGCGACACGCACCGATTCAGCCCGAGGGCGCGAGAAAGACGTCGGCGGAGAGGCTGAAGCGGGTGCTCAGGCGGCGAAGCTGTTCCAGCGTGAGTTTGCGCTGGCCGGCAAGAAACATGGACACTGCGCTCTCGGACCCAAACTGAGGAATCAGATCGCGTTGCCTGAGGTGCTGCTGCGCCATGAGAAACCGCACGATCGATACGGGATCAGCCGCCGGGATGGGATAGTGAGCTCGCTCGTAGCGCTCCACGAGCAGGGTCAGCAGTTCGACTGCCTGTGCTTCCGCCCGAGACGGATGCTCCAGGGCGGTGAGCTGGAATAGTGCGTCCGTGTACGACTCGAGCTCTTGATCGTTATGAATGACACGCGGGGCGCCATGCGCGATCATCTCTGCGGGATTGGCAAGAACTGATTTCATTGTGGCTCGCCACTTTTTGCCCTGGTCGCTCCCGTTGGTCGCTTGGAGTGCGGGCTTCGATTCCCGGCAGGGCCCGCCCGCTGGCGCTCAGGGCTCCTCCAAGCTGCCGCCGGATGCGCAAACCTCCTGTCCCAATTCCCAGGGTTGTCATACTCCTTGTGCGTCAAGAACGAGCGAATGTACACGTGGCCCTCGGTCTGCCTCCCGTCGATCGTCTTCGCGTAATGAATGACGGTGATCAGCCTGTACCGGTTGCGCCGGACATTGAAGATTACATAACCATTGACATAATCGACGTCCTTAAACATATCTCGCACTTCGGCAAAATTGCGCCAGCGGACCGCCTCAACGATGGTCGTCCAAGCTTCCACTTCACTCGCTGCATCGGGGTGCTGCTTCATGGCCTCGCGCAGATGCCTGCGGGTGACGAGATGCACTTCCTTACCGTACTTCACGAGTCGTGAAGTTGTCAAACGGCGGTTGCGAATTCAGGAACCGAAGGCCTGGCCGAGGAAGCCGAGGACACCGAGGGCGGCGATGAGCCAGAGGACGCAGCCGAGCGGACTGAGGCGTGCTTTGGGGGCTGGCCGGCGGGGTTGGCGGCGTCGGCGAAGTGCGGGGCGGTGTGGGCGCCGGTGTGGCGGCCGGAGCGGTCGGTCCAGTAGACGCCGGTGCCGGGAATGCCGACCGTGCGCGTGAGGCCGCGGCGGCCGGCGGTGAGGTGGGCGCCGCGCACGCCGAAGCTGAGCGAGGGACCGGACTTGCTCAGATTCATAGTCACGCCCGGAGCCACGCGGACGCGGCGGAAGAGGCGGACGTAGGCCATCGGCTTAGTTGGCCGTAGCCACCTTGCCCGCGGTGAGGTCCGCTTGCAGGCGGGCGGCGCCGGCATCGGCCTGCTGGATATACATGTGGGCGACGCCGATCATGCCCGAGGTCAACGGGAGGTAATTGCGATCAATGCGGCTGTTGATGCGGAACAGCCACGAGCGCAGGTGATTGCGGAAAACCAGGCTGCCTTCGCCCGACTGAATGTGCAGATTCACCAGGTCGTTGATGTCGGTGGTGAGGCGGGCGATCTGAGGCTGGGCCGCAGCCGAGCCGGAGGAGCTGGTGCGCACGTCTTTTTGCAGCACGGCGCGGGCGTCGATGGCGCGGTTCAGCGCGGTGTCGAGTTTGTTGGCGGCGTTGCGCAGGCCCATGAGGAGATCGAAACGCGCCTGCAACTCAGCCTGCGTGGTGGGCAGGTTGGGGTTGAGGGTGACGGTAAGGGGCTGCGTCACGGTGCTGCTGCCGACCGTCAGTTTGACGTCGTAGGTTCCGGGAACGACCTCGGGGCCGGTGATGGGGCCGTTCTGCTGGGTGTAGTGGTAAATGCCTTTCACCTCGACCGCGTCCGCGTAGCGCAGGTTCCACTGAAAGCGGTTCATGCCGGGATGCAGCTTGACCACGCGGCTCATGCCGCCGAAGCGGGAGCGCACGGGTTTGAGCGGGAGGGTGTAGCTGTTGATGAGCTGCCCATCAGCGGTAGTAAAGGTAAGCTTGACCGGAGTCGAGCTGGTGTAATCGGAGGGCAGATAGAAGAAGACGGTCGCGCCCGAGGCACGGCGCTCGGGACCACCGCGTCCGCCGAAGCCGAAGCCGCCGCCGCCGGCAGCGCCCTCCCAGGATTGCTGCGGCTTGAATAGATAGGGCACGGACGCGGTGACAGAGGCAGTGTTGAGCTGTTCGAGGTATTGCAGGTCATCGAGGACCCAAAACGCGCGGCCAAACGTCGCGAGTACGACGGCGTGCTGCTGCGGTTGAATTTCAATGTCGTCGACGCGGACGGCGGGAAGATTGAGGCTTAGTGGCTGCCATTGCGCGCCCCCGTTGAGGCTGAAATAGACGGTGCGGCTGGTGGCGGCGAACAGCAGATCGGGGTCGTTGGGATCCTGGCGGACGGACTCGACGTATTCATTGTCGGGAAGGCCAGTGGTGAGCGGCGTCCAGGTTTTGCCGTAGTCGGTCGTCTTGTAGATGTAGGGGTGGAAATCATCCCAGTCGAAGCGGCTCGCCGAGACGTAGGCAGTGCCGGGCTGGGTGTTGGAAGGTTCGACGCAGGTAATGGTCGACCACTCGGGTAGCTGCGGCGGGCGAACCTCGCTCCAGTGGGCGCCATGGTTGCGGGTGAGGTAGACGAGGCCGTCGTCGGAACCAGTCCAGATGACGCCATCGGTGAGCGGCGAGAAGGCGATAGACGAAATCGTGTCAAACATCTCTTCGCCGGTGACATCTTTGCTGATCGGGCCGCCGGGACGCAGTTGCTTGGTGCGGTCGTTGCGCGTGAGGTCGGGACTGATGGCTTTCCAATGAATGCCCTGATCGGTGGTGACGAGCAGCACCTGAGCACCGAGGACGAATTCACTGGGATTATGCGGATTGAACACGGCAGCGTGATGATTCCAGCCGAAGCGGTACTTGAGCATGCGGCCGCCGTCGCCGAACTTGAAGGCAGGCCAGGGACTAACGAGCTGGGAGAAGCCGGTGCGGCGGTTGCCGCGGTACTCATCACTGTAGTAGCCGGAGGCATAAGTGATCCAGGGCTTGCCGGGCTGGGGGACGACCCAGCTCATTTCGCCGCCGCGAACGGTGGTCCAGACGGCGGCGGGCGTGGCGCTGGAGCCTTCATCCGAGCCGCGGTCCTGCTGCGCGCCGTAAATGTGGAAGGGGAATTGATCGTCCAGGTTGGCGTGATAGAACTGGCCGGTGGGCTGATTATCTTCCGAACTCCAGGTCTTGCCGCCATCGCGGGTGACGGTGGCGCCGCCGTCGTTGCCTTCGATGAAGATCTGAGTGTTGTCGGGGTTGACCCAGAAGGCGTGATTGTCGCCATGGGGCGGGCGGAGGGTGATCAGCTTTTTGCCGGCATCGTGGGAGATGTAAACGCCCACGTTGGGCAGGTAGACGGTGTTGGGATCTTTGGGATCGGCGTAGACGCGGCCGTAGTAGAAGGCGCGCTGGGTGATGTCCTGGCTGAGGCTGATGAGGTTCCAGGTCTGGCCGGCGTTGTCAGAGCGGAAGAGGCCGCCTGCCTGGCCTTTGTAATCCGCTTGGATGAGGGCGTAGACGACGCTGGGATCGGACGGGGAGACCGCAAGGCCGACTTTGCCGAAAATGCCCGTGGGCAGGCCGGGATTGTGGGTGATGTTGGTCCAATGCGCGCCGCCGTCGGTGGTTTTGTAAATGCCGCTGCCCGGACCTCCGCTGGAAAAGCCCCAATGACGGCGGCGCATCTGCCACATGGCGGCATAGACCACCTGCGGTTTGGACGGGTCCATAGCCATGGTGATGGCGCCGGTGTGGTCGTTGACGTAGAGAATCTTCTGCCAGGTCTGGCCGCCATCGGTGGACTTGAAGACGCCACGCTCGGGATTAGGGCCGAAGAGATGGCCCAGGGCGGCGGCGTAAACAATATTGGGGTTCTGCGGGTCGATCAGAATCCAACTGATGATGTGGGTGTTGCCGAGGCCGGTGAACTGCCAGGTTTTGCCGCCGTCGGTGGACTTGTACATGCCTTCGCCGGTGGTGACGGTATTGCGGGGCGCGGAGTCGCCGGTGCCGACATAGATGATTTTGGGATTGGAAGGCGCGATGGCCATGGCGCCGATGCTACCGACCTTGAAGTATTTGTCGGAGATGTTCTCCCAGGTTGAGCCGTAGTTGGTGGTTTCCCAGACGCCACCGCCGGCGGTGCCCTCGAAAAAGACATTGGGCTGGGAGGGGATGCCCGCGAGCGTCGTCACGCGGCCGCCCGTGTAGGGACCGACGCTGCGCCAATGCAGGCCGGCGGTGAGCTGGCTCACCGGCACCTGCGCCGCGAGCGTCAGTGGCAGCGTCAGCAACAGACCAGAAGCAAGCAAGAACCATTTGGATTTGAACATGGCGGCAGATCCCCTCTCACAGGTCACAGAGTGACCGAGCCTAGGCCCAAAAAAGAGCTGGCGAAGGAACTATAGCGCAGAGGGGAGTGGCAGAGCTATAGATGCAGGAAATTTCATAGTGGCTCGCCACTTTTTGCCCTGGTCGCTCCCTTTG
It contains:
- a CDS encoding type II toxin-antitoxin system HigB family toxin, whose product is MKYGKEVHLVTRRHLREAMKQHPDAASEVEAWTTIVEAVRWRNFAEVRDMFKDVDYVNGYVIFNVRRNRYRLITVIHYAKTIDGRQTEGHVYIRSFLTHKEYDNPGNWDRRFAHPAAAWRSPERQRAGPAGNRSPHSKRPTGATRAKSGEPQ
- a CDS encoding DUF4236 domain-containing protein — encoded protein: MAYVRLFRRVRVAPGVTMNLSKSGPSLSFGVRGAHLTAGRRGLTRTVGIPGTGVYWTDRSGRHTGAHTAPHFADAANPAGQPPKHASVRSAASSGSSPPSVSSASSARPSVPEFATAV
- a CDS encoding glycosyl hydrolase codes for the protein MFKSKWFLLASGLLLTLPLTLAAQVPVSQLTAGLHWRSVGPYTGGRVTTLAGIPSQPNVFFEGTAGGGVWETTNYGSTWENISDKYFKVGSIGAMAIAPSNPKIIYVGTGDSAPRNTVTTGEGMYKSTDGGKTWQFTGLGNTHIISWILIDPQNPNIVYAAALGHLFGPNPERGVFKSTDGGQTWQKILYVNDHTGAITMAMDPSKPQVVYAAMWQMRRRHWGFSSGGPGSGIYKTTDGGAHWTNITHNPGLPTGIFGKVGLAVSPSDPSVVYALIQADYKGQAGGLFRSDNAGQTWNLISLSQDITQRAFYYGRVYADPKDPNTVYLPNVGVYISHDAGKKLITLRPPHGDNHAFWVNPDNTQIFIEGNDGGATVTRDGGKTWSSEDNQPTGQFYHANLDDQFPFHIYGAQQDRGSDEGSSATPAAVWTTVRGGEMSWVVPQPGKPWITYASGYYSDEYRGNRRTGFSQLVSPWPAFKFGDGGRMLKYRFGWNHHAAVFNPHNPSEFVLGAQVLLVTTDQGIHWKAISPDLTRNDRTKQLRPGGPISKDVTGEEMFDTISSIAFSPLTDGVIWTGSDDGLVYLTRNHGAHWSEVRPPQLPEWSTITCVEPSNTQPGTAYVSASRFDWDDFHPYIYKTTDYGKTWTPLTTGLPDNEYVESVRQDPNDPDLLFAATSRTVYFSLNGGAQWQPLSLNLPAVRVDDIEIQPQQHAVVLATFGRAFWVLDDLQYLEQLNTASVTASVPYLFKPQQSWEGAAGGGGFGFGGRGGPERRASGATVFFYLPSDYTSSTPVKLTFTTADGQLINSYTLPLKPVRSRFGGMSRVVKLHPGMNRFQWNLRYADAVEVKGIYHYTQQNGPITGPEVVPGTYDVKLTVGSSTVTQPLTVTLNPNLPTTQAELQARFDLLMGLRNAANKLDTALNRAIDARAVLQKDVRTSSSGSAAAQPQIARLTTDINDLVNLHIQSGEGSLVFRNHLRSWLFRINSRIDRNYLPLTSGMIGVAHMYIQQADAGAARLQADLTAGKVATAN
- a CDS encoding DNA-binding protein; its protein translation is MKSVLANPAEMIAHGAPRVIHNDQELESYTDALFQLTALEHPSRAEAQAVELLTLLVERYERAHYPIPAADPVSIVRFLMAQQHLRQRDLIPQFGSESAVSMFLAGQRKLTLEQLRRLSTRFSLSADVFLAPSG